In one window of Brassica rapa cultivar Chiifu-401-42 chromosome A07, CAAS_Brap_v3.01, whole genome shotgun sequence DNA:
- the LOC103829239 gene encoding hydroxyproline O-galactosyltransferase GALT4 — protein sequence MKKSKLDNSASHTRFGLVQFLLALLLFYFLCMSFEIPFIFRTGSGSDDGLPRHMVVVGREANRAIVGEEEDPHRPFEDSGRVNRAGHIHREFKTVSQIFTNETFFDAGGFSDELSTFHETVKHAISTGRKMWGNLGSGLITKPNPVKNRTEKCPDTVSVTGSEFSNRSRILVLPCGLTLGSHVTVVATPHWAHAEKGDDGKTTMVTQFMMELQGLKTVEGEDPPRILHFNPRVRGDWSGRPVIEQNTCYRMQWGSALRCDGHESSDDEETVDGEVKCEGWKRDDDDSDESKKTWWLNRFMGRRKKMTHDWPYPFGEGKLFVLTLRAGMEGYHISVDGRHITSFPYRTGFVLEDATGLAVKGNIDVHSIYASSLPSTNPSFAPQKHLEMQSMWKAPALPEKPVELFIGILSAGNHFAERMAVRKSWMQQKLVRSSKVVARFFVALHARKEVNVDLKKEAEYFGDIVIVPYMDHYDLVVLKTVAICEYGVSTVAAKYIMKCDDDTFVRVDAVIQEAEKVKGRGSLYIGNINFYHKPLRTGKWAVTYEEWPEEYYPPYANGPGYILSYDIAKFIVDDFEQQRLRLFKMEDVSMGMWVEKFNETRPVEVVHSLRFCQFGCIEDYFTAHYQSPRQMICMWDKLQRLGKPHCCNMR from the exons ATGAAGAAGTCTAAACTCGATAACTCCGCCTCACATACCCGGTTCGGTCTTGTCCAGTTCCTACTAGCTCTTCTCCTCTTCTACTTCCTCTGCATGAGCTTCGAGATCCCTTTCATCTTCCGAACCGGGTCCGGGTCCGATGACGGGTTGCCGAGACACATGGTTGTTGTCGGTAGAGAAGCAAACCGAGCCATtgtcggagaagaagaagacccgCATCGACCTTTCGAGGATTCCGGTCGGGTAAACCGGGCGGGTCATATCCACCGAGAGTTCAAAACCGTCTCTCAAATCTTCACCAACGAGACCTTCTTCGACGCCGGCGGCTTCTCCGACGAGCTCTCCACCTTCCACGAAACCGTGAAGCACGCGATCTCCACGGGAAGAAAAATGTGGGGAAACCTCGGTTCCGGTTTAATCACCAAACCGAATCCGGTTAAAAACCGGACGGAGAAATGTCCGGATACGGTTTCGGTTACCGGTTCCGAGTTCTCGAACCGGAGCCGGATCTTGGTTTTGCCGTGCGGGTTAACGCTTGGATCTCACGTCACCGTCGTGGCGACGCCGCACTGGGCGCACGCCGAGAAGGGTGATGATGGTAAGACGACGATGGTGACGCAGTTCATGATGGAGCTGCAGGGGTTGAAGACGGTGGAGGGTGAAGACCCGCCTCGGATCCTCCATTTCAACCCGAGGGTTAGAGGTGACTGGAGCGGGAGGCCAGTGATAGAGCAGAACACTTGTTATAGGATGCAGTGGGGCTCTGCTTTACGCTGTGATGGTCACGAGTCTAGTGATGATGAAGAGACTG TTGACGGAGAGGTGAAGTGTGAGGGGTGGaagagagatgatgatgattctgaTGAGTCAAAGAAGACATGGTGGTTGAATAGGTTTATGGGACGGAGGAAGAAGATGACACATGATTGGCCATACCCTTTTGGAGAAGGGAAGCTCTTTGTTCTTACCCTTCGTGCTGGGATGGAAGGTTACCACATCAGCGTTGATGGAAGACATATCACTTCTTTCCCTTACAGAACC GGGTTTGTTCTAGAGGATGCTACTGGACTAGCAGTCAAGGGGAACATTGATGTGCATTCTATATATGCTTCATCCTTACCTTCCACAAACCCGAGTTTCGCTCCTCAGAAGCATCTCGAGATGCAGAGCATGTGGAAAGCTCCTGCGTTGCCTGAGAAGCCTGTGGAGCTGTTCATCGGTATTCTCTCTGCTGGTAACCACTTTGCAGAGAGAATGGCTGTGAGGAAGTCATGGATGCAGCAAAAGCTAGTCAGATCATCTAAAGTTGTTGCCCGGTTCTTTGTGGCATTG CACGCAAGAAAGGAAGTCAATGTGGATCTAAAGAAAGAAGCCGAGTACTTTGGTGATATTGTCATAGTACCCTACATGGATCATTATGACCTTGTGGTGCTCAAGACTGTTGCCATCTGTGAATATGGGGTTAGCACAGTGGCGGCAAAGTATATTATGAAATGTGATGATGATACGTTTGTGAGAGTAGATGCTGTGATACAAGAAGCAGAGAAGGTTAAGGGAAGAGGTAGCCTTTATATTGGAAACATTAACTTCTACCATAAGCCTCTGCGCACTGGGAAGTGGGCTGTGACATATGAG GAATGGCCAGAAGAGTATTATCCACCATATGCAAATGGTCCGGGTTACATCTTGTCATATGATATAGCTAAGTTCATCGTTGATGATTTTGAACAGCAGAGATTAAGA TTGTTCAAGATGGAGGATGTGAGCATGGGAATGTGGGTGGAGAAGTTCAACGAGACTAGACCAGTGGAGGTGGTTCACAGCCTCAGGTTCTGCCAGTTTGGATGCATAGAAGACTACTTCACCGCTCATTACCAGTCCCCACGGCAGATGATTTGCATGTGGGATAAGCTGCAGAGACTAGGGAAGCCCCATTGCTGCAACATGAGATGA
- the LOC103829825 gene encoding LOW QUALITY PROTEIN: glutathione S-transferase U13 (The sequence of the model RefSeq protein was modified relative to this genomic sequence to represent the inferred CDS: inserted 2 bases in 1 codon): protein MAQNDTVKLIGSWVSPFSIRARAALHLKSVKYEYSDEXYVLRSKSELLLKSNPIFKKVPVLIHGDVSICESLNIVQYIDEAWSSGPSILPSHPVERANARFWAIFIDEKIRSLEAVGGAKDDEGRMAAAGKLMENLAILEEAFQKSSKGLGFFGGENIGFLDLACGTLLGPVSVIEAFSGVKFLRQETTPGLIQWAEKFRAHEAVKPNMPTPEEFVAFAKKKFNVERWAFS from the exons atgGCTCAGAACGATACAGTGAAGCTCATAGGTTCTTGGGTGAGCCCTTTTTCCATCAGGGCCCGAGCGGCTCTACACTTGAAGTCTGTCAAGTACGAGTACTCGGACGA CTATGTTCTCAGGTCAAAGAGTGAACTCCTTCTCAAGTCCAACCCCATCTTCAAGAAAGTCCCAGTTCTCATCCACGGTGATGTTTCCATCTGTGAGTCACTCAACATTGTTCAGTACATTGATGAAGCTTGGTCCTCAGGTCCTTCCATCCTTCCTTCTCATCCGGTGGAACGTGCCAACGCTCGGTTCTGGGCTATCTTCATCGATGAAAAG ATCCG ATCTTTGGAAGCCGTGGGCGGAGCAAAAGACGACGAAGGGAGAATGGCGGCGGCTGGAAAGCTGATGGAGAATTTGGCGATACTTGAAGAGGCGTTTCAGAAGAGCAGCAAAGGATTAGGGTTCTTTGGAGGAGAAAACATAGGCTTCCTCGACCTTGCATGTGGGACTCTTTTGGGTCCAGTGTCTGTGATCGAGGCGTTTTCTGGCGTCAAGTTTCTCCGGCAAGAAACAACACCTGGACTGATCCAATGGGCGGAGAAGTTTAGGGCTCATGAAGCTGTCAAGCCTAACATGCCTACCCCCGAAGAGTTCGTTGCATTCGCAAAGAAGAAGTTCAATGTTGAGCGATGGGCTTTTTCATAA